The Selenomonadales bacterium nucleotide sequence GAAGACCGCCGCGTTTGATACAAGCATCTGTACCTTCAATTGCTTCTACTGCCATCAAGGCTCTGTTTTTGACAACAACTGTCTGACCGATGTCCATACGACCGATCTCGCGAGCTGCAGCAAGGCCGAACTCCATATCGGCAAGTTCAGCTTCTGTCGGCTGGCGTTTCGTAAGCACACCAACAGGCGGCATAAGTTGTTTGATAAGAAGTGTCTGATCGAATACCATGATACCTTCGCCTGCAAGTTCTTTTACAAGCGCGAGCATCATCGTATCATCTTTTTTATCAGGAAGCGAGAACAGAAGCTTCTGCATTCTCATGTCGGGAACCGTTCCGTTGAAGAGATGCTCTTTCGTTACTTTGCCGAGCATCGTTACTTCCGTAACGCCTTCTTCTTTGAGCGTACGAATGATCGTGTCAAGCTGACCGACGCTGATCTCGTAAACTTTATTTGCAACTTGTTTCAAGATTGCTGTCTGTGTATCCTCAACGAGGGAGATAACGATAACCTCCATCCCCATCGAGCGAGCCGCCTGCGTGAACAGGATCGGCAAATTGCCGTTACCGGCCAATAATCCAACTTTTTTCATGGAATGCTCTCCTTAATCGTTGTTATCTCTGCGCATACGACAGATACCACGATCGGCACCGCGCAAGAAACGTACAAAATGTTCGATCTCTTCGCAAGACTCTACGTCTTGTTCAATAACTGCGATCGCTTCCGATAAGCTAAGACCCGAACGGAAGAGTATCTTGTATGCTTTTTTGATATTACGACGTGCTGCAGGGCTGATGCCCGCACGCGACATACCCACACTGTTAAGACCTGCAACATAGCTCGGATTGCCGTCGACGATAACGAACGGAGGAATATCCTGCGTGATC carries:
- the lpxI gene encoding UDP-2,3-diacylglucosamine diphosphatase LpxI (LpxI, functionally equivalent to LpxH, replaces it in LPS biosynthesis in a minority of bacteria.), yielding MKKVGLLAGNGNLPILFTQAARSMGMEVIVISLVEDTQTAILKQVANKVYEISVGQLDTIIRTLKEEGVTEVTMLGKVTKEHLFNGTVPDMRMQKLLFSLPDKKDDTMMLALVKELAGEGIMVFDQTLLIKQLMPPVGVLTKRQPTEAELADMEFGLAAAREIGRMDIGQTVVVKNRALMAVEAIEGTDACIKRGGLLGRGGVVVAKTAKPQQDLRFDVPAIGVKTLESMIEAKASALVIEAGKTLVVDQARVVQMADEAGIAIAVME